From the Drechmeria coniospora strain ARSEF 6962 chromosome 02, whole genome shotgun sequence genome, the window CCTATCCTTAttgccctcctcctcgtcggctctGCCGTCGCACACTTAAGCTCCGTCATGATCTATATGAGCGACAACGTTAAGTGGTGCATAAAAGATTCAAAAGAGCACAAATGGTGGACGATTGATCACTTTGACCTTTTTGCATCTGTCGTTTCCTATCATGCAGCGGATGCCTCCTCCCCCATCAATTCGTCCTACACGGTAGGCTTCGTCAACTTTACCCTCAGCCATCCCTTCCTTCCATACAAGGCCCACTGTACGGAACAGATCAGCGAGAATCTCCCGTCGTACTCGAACAAGACATTCGAAGACTTTACTCAAGGTAGAAATACGTCGTGCATCATTCCCGCTGCCAACGGAGACAAGGTCAGCTTTATTATTAACGCTATAACGGGCGAGGTTCACATCACCCATCTCTGGCACTGCCCCAACACGGGAGATTATATCGATTTGTCCTTTGAGGCATCCGGAACAGCATTGCTTCAATGTAGCAAAATAACCAACAGTACGCTGATATCGGCCAGCTGTGATGCCGTTGCTCGTCGGGCGCCTATGCGTCGGCTCGATTTTCATGCGGCTTTGAAAATAAGTGGAAAATCTTTAGCATATAGCGAGTCTATAATAGAATAAGGATATGAACTGTTCAGATTGCAAAAAAGCGCCGGGATATAGGCGAGAGAGTTGGATTAGTACGAAGGAGACAGTCCATTCTCAAAGGGCCTAGGCATGACGGGCCCGGAAACCGCCGAGGTGAAAGCTAGCAGATCAGACAGCAAGACCGGGCAATGGCAAAGACACGGTTTCCTAGCCCAAAGGCTAGACCGACCGTACGGAGGGACCGTACGATGGCAGAGGTACGGATTAAGGCGATTGGGGTGCAAAGGCTATCGATGTGACGAGATCCTATCCTCTCCCTTGTCGATGACGTCGAGCCGTGTGTGGCACTATGGGAAAGAAAAAGAACAATGGTTACGATGCAACGAAAATAGTCTTCCCAACCAGCAGTACGGCAAGGTGGTCGGTCAGGTTTTCTTTGCGAAATGCAAACACACAATGTGACTGGTGCCTTTGGAAGCAGATGGGCAGGAGTTGCAAGTTAATGCGAGGCTCAACGGAAGGGGCTTAGGAGGAAATGCCGGCGTAGCTTGGTTGGGTTAAGCTAAAAATGACGGCCTTGATGAGAGTATTGCCGGAGATTgttgtaggtgcacagtTATTCTTGAGTAGCAAGGCTTTCGAGATTTGGGGAGATtgcaaggacgacggcgaggagcaagACGTTTCATTCAACTAGGTAACGTTCTGGAAATGCTgtatacttgcaagtacatgtacttacttacttcgtAATGCCTTGGTAGTACGAATGCATGGCGGATTGTATTCGTAGACTATAGTAACGGTGGTTAGGCATATTCAGTACAGTATTCATATTCTACTTACCACGACTCACTTATACtaatactttacttacttgtacttacgttgTACATATATGAATACTtccatgtacaggtactccgtgcaacgCCCTGTCCCTATTGACTGGAAAATCCGTCCAAGACTCCTCCTCCCCGTGCCCCGTACAAGGCTCCATCGCAAGCGACTAcaatacacctacaactacggagtactccgtacaagtaattacttgtacttacttgcacctactatTTCGTCTCCACCCTCGCGAGTAAGTGGCCCATGAACGACCAACTATTACGGTATATAAACAGGAACCCTCTTCGCCGAACACTCGTTATTTAACAAAGGATCCCCTCGTCTACCTCGTCTggctctccctcgccgagcaACGGCATCCTCCTTATTACTACCACCACTGTCGCCATCTACTATGGTGCCCATCCTTATTGCCCTCCTCATCGGCTCCGCCGTCGCACGCATAGGCCACAAGTTGTCCTACATCGATGAGAACGTAAAGAAGTGCATGGACGATTTAAAGGCACATAAATGGTGGACGATTGATCACTTCGACTTTTACGCATCTGTCGTTTCCTATACAGCGAATGCCTCCCCCACTAATTCGTCCAATACGGTAGGGTTCGTTAACTTTACCCTTACCCATCCCTCCGTCCCGTACAAAGCCCACTGTACCGAATATATCAGCGAGGATCTCCCCTTGTACTCGAGTAAGACGTTCGAATATTTTATTCAAGGCAGAACGATCCACTCATGCACCATTCCCGCCGCTACCGGAGACACAGCAAGCTTTAGCATCAACGCTACATCGGGCGAGCTTCACATTACCCACGACTGGTACTGCCCCGACACGGGAGATTTTTTCGACAAGTCTTTTGAGGCATCCGGGACGGTAAAGCTTAAATGTATAACAAACACAAAGGATACCTCGAAACAATCGATAAGCTGTAATCCCATTTCTCTCCAGGCGCCCATTCGTCGGCTTATTTTTCGTGCGGGGCTTTTGAAGAAAAAGGAAAGCTATTTCTCATAGTAGCGAGCATGAGGACATGGACTATTCAGCTGCCGGGCCCGGAAACCGCCGAGGTGAAAGCTAGTAGCAAGGCCGGGCGGTAGCAAAGACACGGCTTCCTAGGCCAAAGGCTAGGCCTTGCCGAGGGACCGCCCGATGGCAGAGGAACGGACGGATTAGGGCGATTGGGGTGCAAAGGCCATAGATGTGACGATATCCTATCCTCTCCCTTATCGACCTGTTGACGGCAGCATGACGGGCGCTCGTCGTACTGTGTACACTGTGGAGCGGATGCCCAAGCGGAAGCGGCAGGCACCAACCGACGGCGaccttgtacttgcacagtgcCACACACGGTACAACGTTATCGAGATCCGCGGCGATGCTGCACACGAACACGTGACTACGATCCCCCGTTGGCCTTGGGACGACTCGGCATCTCTTTCCTCTGCACAAAAGAGGAACTCGCTTCCACATCTACACCGCCGTTTTTCTTCGTCTTCCTGCTTTCGAGTATGACGGTTGACCCGTCGCATACTGGCAACACCGACGCGTTCTTCATGCGGGAGCCGACAGTACCTGACAGTCCGGTGTCTCTGCATGAATGGGAACTCGATTCCACATCAAGACCATCGTGCTCGATGACAGTTGACCTGCTGGCAACACCAACAAATTCATCATGTGGGAACGGGCGATGGCTGACAGCTCGGCATCGTTGTCCTTTGCTCGAATGGGAGCTTGATTCCACATCGAGACCGCCGTTtacctcgtcctcgtgctgGCTCGTTGACAATTGACCTGCTGGCAACACCAACGCATGCATCCTGTGGGAATCGGCGGTACCTGACAACTCGGTATCCTCGTCCTTTGTACGAACGGCAACTCGCTTGCAAGTTGAGGCCGTCGTTTTCGTCCTCTTCGTTTTGCTAGGGCAACTGATGACCCATCCCATGCTGGCAACGTACGCACTCATCGTGTGGGAACCGGCGGTACCTGGCAACTCGGTAACTTCGTCCTCCGTACGAACGGTTCCTCGTGTGTACCTCTATGACCGCACTTGGCTTCGTCTTTGTTCTCGCAAGGATATCTGATGACCCGTCGTGTGCTGGCAATGTCGACGCACTCATCGTGTGGGAACCACCGGCGGTGCCTGCAGCAGAAAAAGACAGACAGAGATGATTTGGAGGCGGCTTACGGTGCAACGTCTGATCAATCTTCGTCGTACACTCCGACCGCGGCGAACGCTCGTACTTCAACCCCATTCTCTCAAGCCAGTCGACTGAAATGCGTCAAAGGATCGTTGATGACATAACCCTGTCATCACTATCCTGCATACCGAAATCGGCATTTTAACACTGCAGCGTCGGTCGTCTGGGATGTTGTCACCGACTTCAATGTCGAAGATGTGAGGCTGGACAGTCAGACGAGCGTCGGAGCACGTCTATGCCGTAAGCCACCGACAACGCATCCACATCTGATAGCGGACAAGCCGATGCACTCCTTTCTTCTGTTAGCAACCATTCATTGGAAGATTTGTTCCCGGCATCTCCAACATCCTCCACGACGCTTTGCTCTGTGGCCCACCTGTTTCCCCATCCTACCCCTGGCTTGCGGCGGCGCACGATGACTCGCGGCTGGATCTTGACATGGATCGCATCGCTCGCAGTGGCTGGCTGCGCTCGCCCGTCCACCACAGGATGCAAGCCGTATCCGGGATCGCCAGACTGGCCGGCTGCGGAggcatggcggcggctgAATGAAACGCTCGGCGGTCGGTTGCTGAGCCCGTCGCCCCCTGCGGCAGCCTGCCACAGAGACCGACCCGAGTACGATGCCGCTCGATGCGCCGAGATTTCGAAGAGATGGGTCACCTTCGACTGGCACACGCAGGATCCCGTCTCCAACTGCTGGTCGCAGTTCTCCAACGACACGTGCCTACCCGACGGTCCTTCCTGCTCCGGCCAGGGGTACCCCCCCTTTGTGGTGAACGCGAcaacggcacggcacgtcAAGGCTGGCATAGACTTTGGTAATGACCTCATCGATCTGATGGGTTACCAGGCCATCGAAGGAGAGGAGTGCCTGTGCTGACACGGTAGTTTGGCAGCCCGGAAGTACAACGTGCGCTTGCTCGTCAAGGGCACGGGGCATGACGACAACGGGAGATCCATCGCGCCCGGCGCCCTGTCCATCTGGACCCATCACATGAAGGAGATCGAATACCACGCCAGCGAGTTCAGGCTCGCCGGGTCGGGCAGATGCATCCAGGGTagcgccgtcaccgtcggggCCGGCAACCAAATGTACGACATTTACGTCGCCACCGCGCGATACAACAAGACCattgtcggcggcggcggcaaatccgtcggcgtcggcggttacttgtcgggcggcggccacaGCATCCTCGGCGCTCGCTACGGACTCGGCGCCGACAACGTGCTGGAGATGCAGCTGGTGACCCCTGGCGGAGACATCGTGACGGCCAACGAGGACCAGCACTCGGATCTGTTCTGGGCCATGCGCGGAGTGAGTTGCCAATTTCCCATGCCAGTCCCCCGGAAGGGTAGACGACCAAGGCTGACCCCGACCCCGACTCGGTTCAGGGGGGCGGTTCTACCTTTGGGGCCATGACGTCGGTGACGTTGAAGGCTCACCCTTCGCCCTCGATCGCTTACATCACCTGGTACGCGTACATGTCGGCGGACTCGCCCGTCGCCTTCGACCTTGTTGGCTACGTGCTCTCGCAGTTCCCGACCCTCATGGACGAGGGCGTGTCCGGCTATCAGTATATCTTCGACAAAATGCCCAATCCCCTGCCGGGAGATGGCCAGCCCAAGGTCATCTCCGGCCTCATCGGCGGCTTCATGCTGCAGGATGTGACGGACGCGACCAAGCTTGAGGCGCTGCTGaagccggtcgaggacgccATCGGTCGTCGGTGGAATGGCACCGCGCACATCGTCAAGGAGACCAAGCTGTACGCCTCCTTCTTGGACTGGTTCGACGTCAACTACGATcagggcgtcgccggcgggaACGTCTACCGCACCTCGCGGTTGGTTGACCGAAAGGCCCTCACGGGCGACCCCAAGGCGCTGGGCGAAGCGTACAGGGCGGCGACCAaagccgccggtgccgtgaCGGCGTACATGGTGGCCGGCAAGGCCGTGCAGAAGGCGAGACcccgtggcggcggcaacgccgTTAACCCGGCCTGGAGACAGGCCTATCTGCAGAGTCTGACGGGCGTGACGTACCCCTCGTTTAACcagacggccgagaggacgacgatcgAGGCTCTGGACGTGACTCTGGACCCCCTGAAGGCACTCACGCCGACCATGGGTGCTTACATCAATGAGGTCAGTGGCCAAGTTCGCCATGAATTTTGCCTCTGGTCATCCTGTGCTGACATGCCATGCCTAGGGTTGGCTGTTCGAAAAGGACTGGCAGAAAACATTCTGGGGCAGCAACTACGCCCGTCTCCACAGGATCAAGAAGCAGGTGGACCCGACGAATGTTTTCGTCTGCTTCCCCTGCGTTGGCAGCGAGGGGTGGTTTCAGAGAGACGACGGACGACTCTGTAGAAGATGAAGCATCAATATGATATACGGGTGGCTATGGAAGCAGCTCTGAATATCCGGAGAACCGGAGAGTTTCATTATTTCGGTGTCAATTCCGCAAGAAAAGTAAAACAGTTTCCTGCTGCCTAGAATTAATACTTGAATGCTACATGGCGTGTCGAACCTCATTTCACAACCCGAGGGCGATGAACCATGGGGCAACGTCTGCTGGGGATCCGTGACCCCTTCGGATCGTGCGTGTATGCGGAAAGGTGAGACAGAGGAGAGATGTGATATCTGACGCGTCTCTGCCTCTGTACATATCAGTTGATCTGTGCGTCTCAGATGGGCTGGTCGCTCCCTCCATGGTCTCTCAGTGCCTCCATTGTTCCGTCCATGGGGTGCAATGCCCAAAAATCTTCAGTTTGCCTTGGCTGTTCCTCGAGTCCCCCAAGGTAGGCGTCAGGACGTCAGGGCTATGGAGGCGCGAGTCCACCTTTGCCGCGAGAGCGAGATGCCGTCGTGCCCGATGAGAACGCAGTTACCCAACTGCCCAAGATATGAACGAAAGCAACAAGACAAAAGGAAATATGCTGCAAAACAAAGGGTAAAAGTACAGCGTCTGCCCGCTCCGGCCGTAATGTCAATACAACGTCATCGTTAAGTTTCAAGGTGGGTGGAGGGAAGTGCCGGAATGCCCAGCGTTTCATGTCCCAAAGAGACATACGTTCCTGCCCTGTCCCAGTCTTGCCGTGAGTGGTGTGGCATGCAACGTCATGTCCGCCATTTGATGATCCTTTTGGTGCAAATCTTTCGGAATCGTGgcttcttggccttcttggccgGAGGCAGACCCGCGGTCACGGCGGGTGCGGTTCCAtcgttgctgctgccggtACCAATGGTCGTGGCCGTGCTCAtgctcgcgctcgccgtggtaccgccggcgctgccgtTGTCGGTGTTGGTGCGACCAAGGACGACGCTGAGGGAGCGCGAGGTGCCGGGACCAGCTTCGCTCTGCATCAACTCGACGAGGTcagggccgacgaggcgggcgtAGGCAAAGGTGTAGacctcgttgccgtcgaaCAGTTCGTTTGTCGTGATGGGGAGGGGTATCGCGGAGAGGATGGGCATGTCGGCGAGTGCGAGTCCGGATAGGGGCGTCGACACAcgagtcggcgacggcggcgccccgATGTTGGACGGGGCCGCCATCGattcgatgccgaggccggtACCGTCGGTGGCGGggcgcggcgtcgtcgacatcggcgGCGGTTGGCGCTGCGGTAAGCGGCCGCGAGGTGTGTAGTGCGGGGGCAAGTCTTGGGGTTGCGGGTCGCAGATGTGATCGAGCCGGCGCATTCGTCCGGCGAGGGCCATGTTGGAGGTGACGAGGCGTGCGACGCGTCGCTCGAGTCCAAGGAGGGCATTGTGGGCATCGGACTCGCCGGGACTGCGGGAGGAGCAGCTGTTGTCAGCGAACGAGAAGGACGGGCGCCGGCAAGTAGCGCAGAGGGGGGCGTTGAGTATGAAATGGGTTGGGACGGGGTGATGCGATGTGACATGTGACGTGATCTTGGGCATATCCGATTTGGTCGGTGGTTCGCCAGCACGGGTACCTGCGCGCAAGCCGCCTCTTGGCATCATCTTGGCTCCCGTCTTGGCAGCATTTTGATCGGCGGGGGGGAAGgaacgacggcgtcgtcatccttgCCGATTGTCGAcggcaaaaaaaaaaagaagcATGGGCAGGTGCGGTAGGGTATGGGCAGGAAggggcgagggagggcaAGGCCATCTGCTGCATCTCGCATCGGCGGCTGCATCTGCATGGGTGCGACTCACCACTTCAGGAtggtcatcatcatcgtcatcgacagGTTGTGCCACCGGATGCGCGAGCACAGAGCACCGATGCGACGGTCCCAGTCGCACTCGGCAGCCTCGTGCGgctcggtgccggccgtgACGCCGCTGCGCTTCTGCTCCTCAAGGACGGCGCAGAGGGTCTGCAGGTCCGAAAGGGCCAGGACGGTGTCGGTtagggtggcgacgacgtcctcgacgtcgatcCAGCCGGCGCGTTCGGGCAAGGGCAGCTGGGCCGTCTCGAGCAGGGAGAGCGTCTTGCAGAGGATGTGGACGGTGGAGCGGCACTGCTTGACCTGCTGGAGCGCCTGGTTGAGCATGGGCGtcagcttcgtcgacggcaggtTGAGGTCCCAGATGACGTCGGacaggcggccgccgacggcgaggaggccgatgatggccgtcgtcaccgtcaccgtctcgGTCCCGGCCATGGTGGGATGGGGAGAGGGggcggtgcggcggcggcgcgtcgtcgacctggTCGGGGGTTGCGGGCGTTCCTCTTCAGCCTCTTCTCGGTCGAGCCGTTTCGGCACGTGtccacgccgccgtcccAGCTCGACGCGTGCGACTCTGTGTttccgccggcgacggtcggCGGCCGGTAGATAAATAGCACACGGTCGAATGCTCGCCGGTCTCCCTGCTCgtctcgctcgacgacggcagcatcAATCCGACGGCACCagcttgtcgtcgagggcggccacGGCTAGCTCGGTTTGGGCGTGGCGCTGGGCTCGACCCCCCAGCTGCATCGCTgttcaccgacgacgagacagGCCGGAGTCGGTCGAGCTACGGGTCGAGGAACACTGCAGGTGTCTCGCGAGCGTGTAGGGTCCGTCTCTCGCAATCGCTCGTCGCTCTCTCGGCtgcacgtcctcgtcccgtCCGAGCTGGGCAAGAAATCAAGCAGGTAATGCGGCCGGGAGGGTGATGCAACGTTGGCTTGCATGGCGGCTCCCCGGGTTCAGCGGTCGGGTCAGGCACCGATTTAAAGGGAGCCAACTCGCATCGCTGAAACGGCGTGCGAGGTGATGGAGCAGGCAGAGGACGGATAGGACGGCATGGGTCCATGGGCGCGAGGGCTACTGGGGCCACGCCGTGGTGGGGCCCCCGCTACGGGGCGCTGCCGAAGAGCCGAACTCGATCAGCCGGCTGCGATGGCTCGTACGAGCGGCGCGTTCGTCGCCGGTAGTGCCTTCTTCGGTCGTCGAGCTGTGCCAACCACGGAGTAGGTGCGCCTGCGTCGGCCCTTCGAGGCGCGCCCGcccgtacaggtacatgacGCCTCGGCGCGCGTGGTGCTGGccacatgtacaggtacacgcGCCGCTGGCGATTCCTggcagcggcggccgtcCTGCCTGCCATTCGTCCTCCCCGTACCGCACCGTACCGTACCGGGCACGGTAATGATGGTCTCAACCCAGCTCGACTCGACTTGACGCTCCGTCGTGGTAGCCAGCGGGGACTCGCACTCGGTCAGTTCGTGCACGGTACGAGTGATGGGCCGGTATCCCTCCACGGCCAGGGGTCCGCCCTTCGAACTCGACCAGCCAGCCCCCTGCAGGCATTCACACGTCCTAGCATTTCGCCTAGGTATCGACCGATCCCTATTCCATTGTGCTGCTGGTGGTCTGTGGCGGCAGGTGCCCTTCCAAGTAAGCTCTTGCACGCACGGCACCTTCTCCCACCATGGTGCCTTCTCCCACCATGGTGCCTTCTCCCATGATGGTGCCTTCTCCCATGATGGTGCCTTCTCCCACCATGGTACCTTCTTCCACCATGGTGCCTTCACCCACCATGGTGCCTGAATACACACACACCTTCTTCCATGATGGTGCCTTCACCCACCATGGTACCTTTTCCCACCAAGCTACCTTCTCCCACTAAGGTACCTTCACTCACCGTGGTACCTTCTCCCATGATGGTGCCTTCTCCCACCATGGTACCTTCTCCCACCGTGGTACCTTCTCCCATGATGGTGCCTTCTCCCACCATGGTACCTTCTCCCACCATGGTGCCTTTTCCCACCAAGGTAACTTCTCCCACCAAGGTACCTTCTCCCACCAAGGTACCTTCTCCCACCAAGGTACCTTCTCCCACCAAGGTACCTTCTCTCACCAAGGTACCTTCTCCCACCAAGGTACCTTCTCCCACCAAGGTACCATGTAGGTACCTCggaggcaggcaggtggTGCCCTGGACGGAGATGTGATTGCACTTGCTGCGGCGCAAGGCGTGCCGGTGCCTATGGCATCAGCGACCCGCCGctcgggccggcggcgttcggaggcgtcgtcatcgtccccatcatcaccgccgcTGTTTGATCACCCACTCTCGAACGCTTCAGCGATCATGTTCGTTGGGTGACTGCGTTCTTACCAGGAATCGTACCTACCCAACATGCACCTGCACTGCCAGTGGgtaggtgccgacctcgcAGGGCGACCTTGGGCGCTTCCACGTAGGTGAGGTGCTTGGTAGGCATCCCATGCAAGTGCTGGTCGGCCACCGGCCTCTGGCCAGTGACGGTGCACCGAGGCCGTCCCCCTTGCCTCCCTGGCTGCGTACCCGGCACACACATCGTCAGGCGGGGTCCAGGGTCGCTGGCTACGACGGCAGACTAAAATTAGCTGCCCACCCACCAACGACGGAATTCGGCACGGTCGCGGCTCGCCTCTGCGTGGTAATTCGTACGGCATGACTCCTATCTGTTTGTGCACTTGCTTATGTGCACTTGCTTATGTGCACTTGCTTATGTACGCACAATGTACTCGGCACTTGTGCGAGTAATCCAAGTTCATTTCGTCGGGGTACATGTTGGTGTGTGTCGGTGAGCCACGAGTAATACTGACACTCGGCGCATGCGTGCACGACGGCATGAGTcaatgtcgacgacgactgtcGACAGCCTTTCCACTCGTTGTTTCACGCGCCACCTTGGGTTGTCCAGCTGCTTGCGACCAAGGGCAAGATGTTCCCCAGCAGCGAGCAGGTGCGTGCGCTCACGCAAGATCTGTAGATGCTGTTCTGTGCCACTGCAAGCTTCTGCATCCCATCCATGTCATCTAAAATCGACATGTATATGCGGACGGGCCATGCAGCATGCGTACCAGGTGTGAATCGTATTCGGGCATCTGCGTGTGTCTGCAAGAGGCCCATCGTAGTGTTTGTAGAGGtgcacgcacacacaccaTTGTCGGAATGGTCTGGCAAGTTCGCCGTCGCAGTGCGCGGTACATCTGTTTCACTTGACCGCAGATGCTGCTGCGCAggctactaggtaggtacctacccgGCACCGGTGGAACAGGCGTCGTAACGCCCGCCGAGCACAACGCACGCGCACCGCAGTGGCTCGTACATACCATGTAGCGCTCCCGCCGGACCGCTAGCTTGGACGCCTACCAAGCTCAGGGCACTGCACCGAGTGCTTCGTGCCGTTCCGCGCGGGCTCAACATCCACCACACCTCCGTCAACGATGGAGACGCTCGCATGCACTCCTCCGCCAACGACTGAGCAGAGAGCACGTTGACCATGGCGGGTGGGCGAAACCTGTCTACTTTTCAAGCTTTGCTTATGTGTACCGAAGCGAtgggtgccgccgacgggatGGCCGGATGGTCAAGGCGGAAACGAAAGGTTGAGTCCCGTCAACGTGGCTTATGATGCCATCGTCCCTCGACGAGTCGTGACGCGATCCAGTGGTACGGCAAGTGACTTTCAACCTCCGAACTAGGGGTCGTATCGTCGTCCCGATGGTTTGCACTTTGCGTGCCGAGCTTTGAGTGCCGAGCGGTTAAAACGCAACGAGGCGGCGTGCGTTGCCTGCCATTGACGCGGACTTGGCGGGCCCACGGTAGCTGACGCCGGCTGCTGAAAAAAGGGCAGATGCACGTGAGGTTGCGCATACC encodes:
- a CDS encoding FAD binding domain-containing protein yields the protein MTRGWILTWIASLAVAGCARPSTTGCKPYPGSPDWPAAEAWRRLNETLGGRLLSPSPPAAACHRDRPEYDAARCAEISKRWVTFDWHTQDPVSNCWSQFSNDTCLPDGPSCSGQGYPPFVVNATTARHVKAGIDFARKYNVRLLVKGTGHDDNGRSIAPGALSIWTHHMKEIEYHASEFRLAGSGRCIQGSAVTVGAGNQMYDIYVATARYNKTIVGGGGKSVGVGGYLSGGGHSILGARYGLGADNVLEMQLVTPGGDIVTANEDQHSDLFWAMRGTTKADPDPDSVQGGGSTFGAMTSVTLKAHPSPSIAYITWYAYMSADSPVAFDLVGYVLSQFPTLMDEGVSGYQYIFDKMPNPLPGDGQPKVISGLIGGFMLQDVTDATKLEALLKPVEDAIGRRWNGTAHIVKETKLYASFLDWFDVNYDQGVAGGNVYRTSRLVDRKALTGDPKALGEAYRAATKAAGAVTAYMVAGKAVQKARPRGGGNAVNPAWRQAYLQSLTGVTYPSFNQTAERTTIEALDVTLDPLKALTPTMGAYINEGWLFEKDWQKTFWGSNYARLHRIKKQVDPTNVFVCFPCVGSEGWFQRDDGRLCRR